The proteins below are encoded in one region of Pseudomonas putida S13.1.2:
- a CDS encoding META domain-containing protein, whose protein sequence is MKNLLTGVLIATGLLGCAAQPSKLQQERSYVLEWIGERPLIDYSHLTLTLASDGRAYGNGGCNHWFAPYTLEGERLSFGKVGKTRKLCAPALMEQEKRFLQALETVERWDVSPVEQMRFWPAEGKPLRFWPEEG, encoded by the coding sequence GTGAAGAATCTGCTGACCGGCGTGCTGATTGCCACCGGCCTGCTCGGCTGCGCCGCACAACCTTCAAAGCTGCAACAGGAGCGCAGCTACGTGCTGGAGTGGATTGGCGAACGCCCGCTGATCGACTACAGCCACCTGACCCTCACCCTGGCCAGCGACGGCCGCGCCTACGGCAATGGCGGCTGCAACCACTGGTTTGCGCCGTATACGCTGGAGGGCGAGCGCCTGAGCTTCGGCAAGGTCGGCAAGACCCGCAAGCTGTGCGCGCCGGCGTTGATGGAGCAGGAAAAGCGCTTTTTGCAGGCGCTGGAAACCGTAGAGCGCTGGGATGTGTCGCCGGTGGAGCAGATGCGCTTCTGGCCGGCCGAGGGCAAGCCACTGCGGTTCTGGCCTGAGGAAGGCTGA
- the wrbA gene encoding NAD(P)H:quinone oxidoreductase — protein MSAPYILVLYYSRHGSTSEMARHIARGIELAGMEARLRTVPAISTECEAVAPDIPASGALYATLDDLRHCAGLVLGSPTRFGNMAAPLKYFLDGTSSLWLGGELVGKPAGVFTSTASLHGGQETTLLSMMLPLMHHGMLVMGLPYSESALLETRGGGTPYGASHHAGADGKRELDQHEIALCRALGQRLATTAKALEAARG, from the coding sequence GTGAGCGCCCCCTACATCCTGGTGCTGTATTACAGCCGCCATGGCTCGACCAGCGAAATGGCCCGGCACATCGCCCGCGGCATCGAACTGGCCGGCATGGAGGCACGCCTGCGCACAGTGCCCGCTATCTCTACCGAATGTGAAGCGGTGGCCCCGGACATTCCGGCCAGTGGGGCGCTGTACGCCACCCTGGACGACCTGCGCCACTGCGCAGGCCTGGTACTGGGCAGCCCGACCCGCTTCGGCAACATGGCGGCGCCGCTGAAGTATTTCCTGGATGGCACCAGTAGCCTGTGGCTGGGTGGTGAACTGGTCGGCAAGCCGGCGGGTGTGTTCACCTCTACCGCCAGTTTGCACGGTGGCCAGGAAACCACCCTGCTGTCGATGATGTTGCCGTTGATGCACCACGGCATGCTGGTGATGGGCCTGCCGTACAGTGAGTCGGCCTTGCTGGAAACCCGCGGCGGCGGCACCCCTTACGGCGCCAGCCACCATGCGGGTGCTGATGGCAAGCGTGAACTCGATCAGCACGAGATCGCCCTGTGCCGCGCCCTGGGCCAACGCCTGGCGACCACGGCCAAGGCCCTGGAGGCCGCGCGTGGCTAA
- a CDS encoding DUF2069 domain-containing protein — protein sequence MAKKPKVLPPLEWLAPRLRLTRALSLAFFFGLIALLVVNNLWFANLHGARVGVILAIELVPLLLLLPGMLTGSARAHAWACFVVNIYFIKGVLAAFDPARAMFGWVEVLVSLGLFIAGLLYVRWKFQHERRMAGEGS from the coding sequence GTGGCTAAAAAGCCCAAGGTGTTGCCGCCACTGGAGTGGCTGGCACCGCGCCTGCGCCTGACGCGGGCGCTGAGCCTGGCGTTCTTCTTCGGCCTGATCGCCCTGCTGGTGGTGAACAACCTGTGGTTCGCCAACCTGCATGGGGCGCGAGTCGGGGTGATTCTGGCGATCGAACTGGTACCGCTGCTGCTGCTGTTGCCGGGCATGCTGACAGGCAGCGCCCGGGCACATGCCTGGGCCTGTTTCGTGGTGAATATCTATTTCATCAAGGGCGTGCTGGCGGCGTTCGACCCGGCGCGGGCGATGTTTGGCTGGGTTGAAGTGCTGGTGAGCCTGGGGTTGTTCATTGCCGGGCTGCTGTATGTGCGCTGGAAGTTCCAGCATGAGCGGCGCATGGCGGGCGAAGGGAGTTGA
- a CDS encoding 2-hydroxyacid dehydrogenase: MRVLLFSSQHYDQESFTQAANGSALELHFQPARLTLDTAALASGYEAVCAFINDELDAPVLQRLAEGGTRLIALRSAGYNHVDLAAAQRLGLAVVRVPAYSPHAVAEHAVALILALNRRLHRAYNRTREGDFTLHGLTGFDLHGKTVGVVGTGQIGAAFARIMAGFGCQLLAYDPYPNPELLALGARYLTLPELLREARIISLHCPLTEHTRHLINAQSLAQLQHGAMLINTGRGALVHTPALIDALKSGQLGYLGLDVYEEEAQLFFEDRSDLPLQDDVLARLLTFPNVIITAHQAFLTREALDAIAATTLDNINRWAAGNPQNLVMG; this comes from the coding sequence ATGCGCGTCCTGTTGTTCAGCAGCCAGCATTACGACCAGGAAAGTTTCACCCAGGCCGCCAATGGCAGCGCGCTGGAGCTGCATTTCCAGCCCGCCCGCCTGACCCTCGACACCGCCGCCCTGGCCAGTGGCTACGAAGCCGTTTGTGCCTTCATCAATGACGAACTCGACGCCCCGGTGCTCCAGCGCCTGGCCGAAGGCGGCACCCGCCTGATCGCCCTGCGTTCGGCCGGCTACAACCACGTCGACCTGGCCGCTGCCCAGCGCCTCGGCCTTGCCGTGGTTCGCGTGCCGGCCTACTCGCCACACGCCGTGGCCGAACACGCCGTGGCGCTGATCCTGGCCCTCAACCGGCGCCTGCACCGGGCCTACAACCGCACCCGCGAAGGCGACTTCACCTTGCACGGGCTGACCGGTTTCGACCTGCACGGCAAAACCGTCGGCGTGGTCGGCACCGGCCAGATCGGCGCCGCCTTCGCCCGCATCATGGCCGGCTTCGGCTGCCAACTGCTGGCCTATGACCCGTACCCCAACCCGGAACTGCTGGCCCTCGGCGCCCGCTACCTGACGTTGCCCGAGCTGCTGCGCGAAGCCCGTATCATCAGCCTCCACTGCCCGCTGACCGAGCACACCCGGCACCTGATCAATGCACAAAGCCTGGCCCAACTGCAGCACGGCGCCATGCTGATCAATACGGGCCGTGGCGCACTGGTCCACACCCCGGCTCTGATCGACGCGCTGAAAAGCGGCCAGCTTGGCTACCTGGGCCTGGACGTCTACGAAGAAGAAGCCCAGCTGTTCTTCGAGGACCGCTCCGACTTGCCCCTGCAGGACGATGTACTGGCCCGCCTGCTCACCTTCCCCAATGTGATCATCACTGCCCATCAGGCCTTCCTCACCCGCGAGGCGCTGGACGCCATTGCCGCGACCACGCTGGACAACATCAACCGCTGGGCGGCAGGCAATCCACAGAATCTGGTAATGGGTTAG
- the arsC gene encoding arsenate reductase (glutaredoxin) (This arsenate reductase requires both glutathione and glutaredoxin to convert arsenate to arsenite, after which the efflux transporter formed by ArsA and ArsB can extrude the arsenite from the cell, providing resistance.), with translation MTDLTLYHNPRCSKSRGALELLEARGLAPTIVRYLETPPDAATLKALLDKLGLAPRQLLRTGEDEYKALNLADPALTDAQLIEAMAQHPKLIERPILVAGDKAVVGRPPEKVLEILP, from the coding sequence ATGACTGACCTGACGCTCTATCATAACCCGCGCTGCTCGAAATCCCGCGGCGCGCTGGAACTGCTCGAAGCCCGTGGGCTGGCGCCGACCATCGTGCGCTATCTGGAAACCCCGCCCGACGCCGCCACACTCAAGGCACTGCTCGACAAGCTGGGCCTTGCCCCACGCCAATTGCTGCGTACCGGCGAGGACGAATACAAAGCGCTGAACCTGGCCGACCCGGCACTGACCGACGCGCAACTGATCGAGGCCATGGCTCAGCACCCCAAACTGATCGAACGGCCGATTCTGGTTGCCGGCGACAAGGCCGTGGTAGGTCGCCCGCCCGAAAAAGTGCTGGAGATCCTGCCGTGA
- a CDS encoding peroxiredoxin family protein, translated as MARRLAAVLAITASLLLGGCGADYGVDQHGNTVKAEQIEGHWLVLNYWAEWCGPCRTEIPELNAAAKQWAADGIKVVGVNFDGLQGQDLKQASETLGIGFTVLAQDPAERYDLPRSEALPVTYIIDDKGKVREQLMGEQTLEGLQAKIKALKGA; from the coding sequence ATGGCAAGGCGTCTGGCAGCAGTACTGGCCATCACCGCGAGCCTGTTGCTCGGTGGTTGCGGTGCCGATTATGGCGTGGACCAACACGGTAATACGGTTAAGGCCGAACAGATCGAAGGGCACTGGCTGGTGCTCAACTATTGGGCCGAATGGTGCGGGCCGTGCCGTACCGAAATCCCGGAGTTGAACGCGGCGGCCAAGCAGTGGGCGGCCGATGGTATCAAAGTGGTGGGGGTGAACTTCGATGGCTTGCAAGGGCAGGACTTGAAACAGGCCTCTGAAACCCTGGGCATCGGTTTTACCGTATTGGCCCAGGACCCGGCCGAGCGCTATGACCTGCCGCGCAGCGAGGCGTTGCCGGTCACCTACATCATCGATGACAAGGGCAAGGTGCGTGAGCAATTGATGGGCGAGCAGACCCTGGAAGGGCTGCAGGCCAAGATCAAGGCCCTGAAAGGCGCCTGA